Proteins encoded within one genomic window of Hermetia illucens chromosome 2, iHerIll2.2.curated.20191125, whole genome shotgun sequence:
- the LOC119648417 gene encoding uncharacterized protein LOC119648417: protein MVDTTNELITNFQDLEVDPFDAVMIFILQNKLDPESRAEWQRKIGATADVPKLEAFLEFLETQCHIIEEVNRCSSFKKSKKVGIHTVTHNEYEKCTLCKSDHSLYKCPTFQGYTIDKRREVAKASNLCFNCMRAHRVYECTSKAACKTCGKKHHSMLHPMTTDKSEAPKKSNPKHSDQSQSNLVNQENMWTVLLATAIIELRNVNGDFIKLRALIDQGSQNSFITEYAANLLGLKRERASVIISGIGSATRKCRGQVPITMKEKWSNGEISTIALIIDTITKPLPSATISNDGHIGLTPADLADPDYRTKGRIDVLLGADIYGDILLDGIIHGTPTA, encoded by the coding sequence ATGGTTGATACGACCAACGAGTTGATCACGAATTTTCAAGACTTGGAGGTTGACCCATTCGACGCAGTCATGATATTCATTCTACAGAACAAGCTTGATCCAGAATCCAGAGCAGAATGGCAACGGAAAATTGGCGCGACAGCGGACGTACCTAAGTTAGAGGCATTCCTAGAATTCCTAGAAACCCAGTGCCACATCATTGAAGAAGTTAACAGGTGCTCCTCCTTTAAGAAGTCCAAGAAAGTGGGGATCCATACTGTTACCCATAACGAATACGAAAAGTGCACATTGTGTAAATCAGACCACAGTCTATACAAGTGCCCGACGTTCCAAGGCTACACTATAGACAAGCGAAGAGAAGTTGCTAAAGCAAGCAACTTGTGCTTCAACTGCATGCGTGCGCATCGAGTGTACGAATGCACATCAAAGGCAGCGTGTAAAACTTGCGGAAAGAAACACCATTCTATGCTGCATCCTATGACTACGGACAAGTCTGAAGCTCCGAAAAAGTCAAACCCGAAGCATTCTGACCAGTCTCAGAGCAATCTCGTGAATCAGGAAAACATGTGGACGGTGCTATTGGCAACCGCAATAATTGAGCTGCGCAATGTCAACGGCGACTTCATCAAACTGCGTGCGCTAATAGACCAAGGCTCCCAGAATTCTTTCATTACGGAATACGCTGCAAATTTATTGGGGTTGAAACGAGAGCGTGCCTCAGTGATCATATCCGGAATTGGAAGCGCAACCAGGAAATGTAGAGGACAAGTACCAATAACCATGAAGGAAAAATGGTCAAATGGTGAAATAAGTACCATCGCATTAATCATTGATACTATCACGAAACCTCTTCCTTCTGCGACGATAAGCAATGATGGTCACATTGGGTTGACCCCCGCAGACCTAGCTGATCCAGATTACAGAACTAAGGGCAGAATCGATGTTCTCCTTGGAGCAGACATATACGGGGATATTCTATTGGACGGAATTATTCACGGAACCCCAACAGCCTAA